A genome region from Deltaproteobacteria bacterium HGW-Deltaproteobacteria-2 includes the following:
- a CDS encoding bifunctional sulfate adenylyltransferase subunit 1/adenylylsulfate kinase, with translation MYSGEKSLLRFTTTGSVDDGKSTLIGRLLYETKSIYDDQFAAIEKTSKKKGLKEVELAYLLDGLAAEREQGITIDVAYRYFETPKRKFVITDTPGHVQYTRNMVTGASKADCAVILIDARNGVLTQSKRHGFIVSLLQIPHLIVAVNKMDLVDYAEDVFSRIIEEYENFSQKLDIHDIVYIPVSALKGDNVVTKSKKMPWYDGTPLLHYLENIHVTADRNLVDFRFPVQYVIRPHLDFRGFAGKIISGTITPGEEVVVLPSGKSSSVKAITTYDGELREAFCPQSVVLSLNDEVDVSRGDMIVRKKNLPQIENRMEAMICWMDEKPMTMTKTYIMKHTTKYVKANITKIIYKVDVDTLHRQPVEEFHLNDIGRIEISTLTPVFFDPYKLNHVTGSFILIDPLTNNTVAAGMIRDVARHIEDYADTKPKGGDQPKKSPHTIWRGLNIELADREKQNAHRAVVLWFTGLSGSGKSTIAATLEKRLFNRDCKTTLLDGDNIRHGLCSDLGFSALDRKENIRRAGEVAKLFFEHGNIVLCTFISPFRQDRNFVRSLFPEGKFIEIHVRCDIDECRRRDPNGLYKKAHSGLIKDFTGLSSPYESPEKPDLIIDTQNYTLQKCVDILEEFLIGHSIIHNKNISN, from the coding sequence GTGTACTCAGGTGAAAAATCTTTGCTGCGTTTCACGACCACCGGTAGTGTTGATGACGGAAAATCAACGCTGATCGGGCGGTTGTTGTATGAAACGAAATCCATCTATGACGATCAGTTCGCGGCAATCGAGAAAACCTCCAAAAAGAAGGGATTAAAGGAAGTCGAACTGGCCTACCTGTTGGACGGACTGGCGGCGGAAAGAGAACAGGGCATTACGATTGATGTGGCTTACCGTTATTTTGAAACGCCCAAAAGAAAATTTGTCATCACCGATACGCCGGGTCATGTGCAGTACACCAGAAACATGGTGACCGGAGCTTCCAAGGCCGATTGCGCCGTAATTTTGATTGACGCCCGCAATGGAGTTTTAACCCAGTCGAAGAGACACGGATTCATTGTCTCTCTTTTGCAGATTCCGCATCTGATTGTTGCGGTTAACAAAATGGACCTGGTTGATTACGCAGAGGATGTTTTCAGTCGTATCATCGAAGAATATGAAAACTTCTCTCAGAAACTGGATATTCACGATATCGTTTATATTCCCGTATCGGCCCTCAAAGGAGATAATGTTGTTACCAAGAGCAAGAAGATGCCCTGGTATGACGGCACACCGCTGCTGCATTATCTGGAAAATATCCATGTGACCGCGGATCGTAATCTGGTCGATTTTCGCTTCCCCGTGCAGTATGTCATCCGTCCGCATCTTGATTTCCGGGGTTTCGCGGGGAAAATTATTTCCGGAACGATTACGCCGGGAGAAGAAGTGGTCGTCCTGCCTTCAGGTAAATCATCTTCTGTCAAAGCCATTACGACTTATGACGGTGAATTAAGGGAAGCCTTTTGTCCGCAATCGGTCGTTCTGTCGCTGAACGATGAAGTTGATGTCAGCAGGGGTGATATGATTGTCCGGAAGAAAAATCTGCCTCAAATTGAAAATCGCATGGAAGCCATGATTTGCTGGATGGATGAAAAACCCATGACCATGACCAAAACATATATTATGAAACATACGACCAAATACGTTAAAGCTAATATAACAAAAATAATTTACAAGGTTGATGTTGATACACTGCATCGCCAACCGGTTGAAGAGTTTCATCTCAATGACATAGGAAGAATAGAGATTAGCACCTTAACACCGGTTTTTTTCGATCCTTATAAGTTAAACCATGTCACCGGCAGTTTCATTTTGATTGACCCTCTGACCAATAACACGGTTGCCGCCGGAATGATCAGAGATGTCGCCAGACATATTGAAGATTATGCTGATACAAAGCCCAAAGGAGGCGATCAACCTAAAAAATCGCCGCATACCATATGGCGGGGATTAAATATTGAACTTGCCGACAGAGAAAAGCAAAATGCTCACAGGGCGGTTGTGCTGTGGTTTACCGGCTTATCCGGTTCCGGTAAATCAACAATCGCCGCCACTCTGGAGAAAAGATTGTTTAATCGAGACTGTAAGACAACGTTGCTTGATGGCGATAATATCAGGCACGGTCTCTGTTCCGATCTGGGCTTTTCCGCTTTGGACAGAAAAGAAAACATTCGCCGGGCCGGGGAAGTCGCGAAATTATTTTTTGAGCATGGCAATATCGTTCTTTGCACATTTATCTCGCCTTTTAGGCAGGACAGAAATTTCGTAAGAAGTCTTTTCCCCGAGGGAAAATTCATTGAAATTCATGTTCGTTGCGATATCGATGAATGCCGCAGGCGTGATCCGAACGGATTATACAAAAAAGCGCATTCAGGGCTGATAAAAGATTTTACAGGACTTTCTTCACCCTACGAGTCTCCGGAAAAACCTGATTTAATCATCGATACCCAAAATTACACCTTGCAAAAATGCGTTGACATATTGGAAGAGTTTCTAATCGGTCATTCCATAATCCACAATAAAAACATTTCGAATTAA
- a CDS encoding sulfate adenylyltransferase subunit CysD has protein sequence MNSFSISYLRHLESESIHIMREVVAEFKNPVMLYSVGKDSSVMVRLAQKAFYPGKFPFPLMHVDTGYKFPEMYKFREEFCQKIGARLIVERNEEWIVQGCHPQKIGVDKCCSHLKTGALLDALRKHGFDVAFGGARREEEKSRAKERVFSLRDSFGQWDPKNQRPELWDIYNTRINEGETMRVFPLSNWTERDIWEYIKLEQIPVVPIYFSLQREVIVQKGILIPVSDDFTGDRKKVKTVLCRFRSLGCIPCTGAIASAATTIDEIIGEVRAAKKSERENRVIDLTSDSSMEQKKKEGYF, from the coding sequence ATGAATTCTTTTTCCATATCTTACTTAAGGCATCTTGAATCGGAATCCATCCACATCATGCGTGAAGTTGTTGCCGAATTTAAAAATCCGGTGATGCTTTATTCGGTGGGCAAGGATTCCAGTGTGATGGTGCGCCTGGCGCAGAAAGCGTTTTATCCGGGCAAATTTCCTTTTCCTTTGATGCATGTGGACACTGGTTACAAGTTTCCGGAGATGTACAAATTCCGCGAAGAATTCTGTCAAAAAATCGGAGCGCGCCTGATTGTGGAAAGAAACGAGGAATGGATTGTCCAAGGTTGTCATCCGCAGAAAATAGGCGTGGATAAATGCTGCAGCCATCTAAAGACCGGTGCTCTGCTGGATGCTTTGAGAAAACACGGATTTGACGTCGCATTCGGCGGCGCCAGAAGGGAAGAAGAAAAATCCCGTGCCAAAGAAAGAGTTTTTTCCCTGCGGGATTCCTTCGGGCAGTGGGATCCCAAGAATCAGCGTCCGGAACTGTGGGATATATATAATACCAGAATTAACGAGGGAGAAACAATGCGTGTTTTCCCCTTGAGCAACTGGACAGAGCGGGATATCTGGGAATATATCAAACTGGAACAGATTCCCGTTGTTCCTATTTATTTTTCTCTTCAGCGGGAAGTAATTGTTCAAAAAGGTATTCTTATTCCAGTCTCCGATGATTTCACCGGTGATAGAAAGAAAGTAAAAACGGTTTTGTGCCGTTTTCGCTCTCTAGGTTGTATCCCCTGCACCGGAGCCATCGCCTCCGCGGCGACAACTATTGACGAAATTATCGGTGAGGTTAGAGCCGCGAAAAAATCGGAAAGAGAAAACCGCGTCATTGACTTGACCAGCGACAGCTCCATGGAACAAAAAAAGAAGGAAGGCTACTTCTAG
- a CDS encoding phosphate ABC transporter ATP-binding protein (ATP-binding protein; PstABCS is an ATP dependent phosphate uptake system which is responsible for inorganic phosphate uptake during phosphate starvation) has protein sequence MSHIRIKQLNISYGRHQVLKNVSLDIPDRQIVAIIGPSGCGKTTLLKSMNRLLDLNEDVTAMGDILIDGVSIYNAAMDVTELRKKIGFLPQRPYPLPMSVFDNVAFGPRIHGLKYFPRADKAVANDGQRLKGKSKTNMLLFVEHYLRLAGLWEEVKDRLHEPAAKLSIGQQQRLALARVLSIEPEVILADEPTSALDPVSAKLVEEQFKLLKKNYTIIIVTHILRQARRLADYIVFMYMGDLIEHKPAAEFFERPENEKTKAYISGEIS, from the coding sequence ATGTCGCATATCAGGATTAAGCAATTAAATATATCATATGGACGTCATCAGGTTTTAAAAAACGTCAGTCTTGATATACCCGATCGCCAGATTGTCGCTATTATAGGTCCATCAGGTTGCGGGAAAACAACACTGCTCAAGAGCATGAACAGACTTCTGGATTTGAATGAGGATGTAACGGCAATGGGCGATATACTTATTGACGGTGTTAGTATTTATAATGCCGCTATGGATGTCACTGAGCTGAGAAAAAAAATAGGTTTTCTGCCGCAGCGCCCTTATCCTCTACCCATGTCTGTTTTTGACAATGTTGCATTTGGACCACGTATTCATGGTTTGAAATATTTTCCCCGCGCTGACAAGGCCGTAGCAAATGACGGCCAGCGTTTAAAGGGTAAAAGCAAAACAAACATGCTTTTGTTTGTGGAGCACTATCTTCGTTTGGCAGGTCTTTGGGAGGAAGTCAAAGATCGACTGCATGAACCGGCGGCAAAGCTATCCATCGGCCAGCAGCAACGGTTAGCGCTGGCGCGTGTTCTTTCCATCGAGCCTGAAGTCATTCTGGCCGATGAGCCGACATCTGCCCTTGATCCTGTTTCCGCGAAGCTTGTGGAAGAACAATTCAAGCTGCTGAAGAAAAATTACACGATTATTATTGTTACCCATATTCTGCGTCAGGCCAGAAGACTGGCCGATTACATTGTTTTTATGTACATGGGTGATTTAATCGAACACAAACCGGCGGCGGAGTTTTTCGAAAGACCGGAGAATGAAAAAACGAAGGCCTATATCAGTGGAGAAATAAGCTGA
- the pstA gene encoding phosphate ABC transporter, permease protein PstA translates to MKSRKIEENIFKFLMALALFMVFLALAGIIIVVAIKGLSSLNLSMITETPKGGYYLGKEGGIANAIIGSLYLVIGATILSIIFSLPIALALQKEYLGRRFADFTRLVLDILWGTPSIVYGAFGFVIMVYFGLRASLLGGIIVLTLLMIPIMSRAMDEAIRLVPFELKEMSYALGATKIETTLAVVLRQAFPGLCTAVILAFGRGIGDAASILFTAGYTDEIPRSLMDPVASLPLAVFFQAGTPVPEVQARAFAAALILLFIVMIINIIARILGWRFSKNIVR, encoded by the coding sequence ATGAAATCAAGAAAGATTGAAGAAAATATTTTCAAGTTCCTCATGGCTTTGGCGCTTTTTATGGTCTTTCTGGCCCTGGCAGGCATTATCATTGTTGTAGCCATAAAAGGCCTTTCTTCTCTTAATCTTTCCATGATTACCGAGACGCCGAAAGGCGGTTACTATCTGGGCAAGGAGGGGGGCATTGCCAATGCCATCATTGGGTCGCTTTATCTGGTAATCGGCGCTACTATTTTGTCGATTATTTTCAGCCTGCCAATAGCTCTGGCACTGCAGAAGGAATATCTGGGACGACGTTTCGCTGATTTTACCAGACTTGTGCTCGATATTCTCTGGGGAACGCCTTCGATTGTTTACGGTGCCTTTGGTTTTGTCATCATGGTTTATTTTGGTTTGAGAGCTTCTCTTTTAGGCGGCATTATAGTATTAACATTGCTGATGATTCCGATTATGAGCCGGGCCATGGATGAAGCCATTCGTCTTGTTCCCTTTGAGCTTAAGGAAATGTCTTACGCTCTGGGCGCGACAAAGATAGAGACAACACTGGCCGTTGTTTTGCGACAGGCGTTTCCCGGTTTGTGCACGGCGGTTATTCTGGCATTCGGTCGAGGAATCGGCGATGCCGCGTCAATATTGTTTACGGCGGGATATACGGACGAGATTCCTCGCTCTCTGATGGATCCGGTGGCGTCACTGCCGCTGGCCGTGTTTTTTCAGGCGGGTACACCGGTGCCGGAGGTTCAGGCCAGGGCTTTTGCTGCGGCCCTGATTCTTCTTTTTATTGTAATGATAATTAATATCATCGCCAGAATTTTAGGATGGCGGTTTTCAAAAAATATAGTGAGATAA
- the pstC gene encoding phosphate ABC transporter permease subunit PstC, with translation MFGEGLLKKRQIKEVLALYSGRLMLIFINALALLIFCGLLLKAQPILQTISISDLLFSSSWHPMKNEFGLFVFIVSTLEVTMLAMIIAVPVCLLAAIYLSEYASRHFREFARFIIDILAGIPSVVYGLCGVLVIVPLVGTIGELAGVSTTGYSLLAGGLVLAVMVIPFIISITVEVLRMVPEPIRECALALGATKWETIKYVVLKKAKRGIMAAVVLGFARAFGETMAVLMVVGNVALLPSSVFDPAYPLPALIANNYGEVMSIPLYDAALMSAALILMLVVALFSLTAHYTLLRIGETIER, from the coding sequence ATGTTTGGAGAAGGTTTGTTGAAAAAAAGACAGATCAAAGAGGTTCTCGCGCTTTATTCCGGTCGCTTAATGTTGATTTTTATCAATGCTTTGGCGCTTCTTATTTTTTGCGGATTACTACTGAAAGCTCAACCGATTCTCCAGACCATATCAATATCCGATTTATTATTTTCATCATCCTGGCATCCGATGAAAAATGAGTTCGGCTTGTTCGTTTTCATTGTCAGCACGCTGGAAGTAACCATGCTGGCCATGATTATTGCCGTTCCCGTCTGTCTGCTTGCGGCTATTTATCTTTCGGAATACGCGAGCCGGCATTTTCGCGAATTCGCGCGGTTCATTATCGATATTCTGGCCGGTATTCCATCAGTTGTCTATGGTCTGTGCGGTGTGCTGGTCATCGTGCCATTGGTCGGCACTATTGGTGAACTTGCCGGAGTTTCGACAACCGGTTACAGCCTGCTTGCTGGTGGTCTTGTTTTGGCCGTCATGGTTATTCCATTTATTATTTCTATTACAGTGGAAGTATTGAGAATGGTGCCCGAGCCAATCAGAGAATGCGCTCTGGCTCTGGGTGCAACCAAATGGGAAACAATAAAATATGTGGTTCTTAAAAAAGCAAAAAGAGGAATTATGGCCGCTGTTGTTCTGGGATTTGCCCGCGCATTTGGCGAAACAATGGCCGTGTTGATGGTTGTGGGCAATGTTGCCTTGCTGCCATCTTCGGTTTTTGATCCTGCTTATCCTTTGCCCGCTTTGATTGCGAATAATTATGGTGAAGTTATGTCCATACCTTTGTATGATGCGGCTCTTATGTCCGCGGCGTTGATACTAATGCTTGTTGTCGCGCTGTTTAGCCTGACCGCTCATTACACACTGCTGAGAATTGGAGAAACAATCGAACGATGA
- a CDS encoding phosphate ABC transporter substrate-binding protein — protein sequence MAASADKKVSIEGTIRVSGAWALYPMMIKWAEEFKKIYPQVRIDVSAGGAGKGVTDALTGLVDIGMVSRELRPEEIRQKAFYVSVVKDAVFPTINSGNPVMKELSQKGLKKKFMQDMWVTGREMTWGELTGVNNNQKIRVYTRSDSCGAAETWAKYLGAKQEDLKGVAVYGDPGVAQAVRKDKTSLGYNNLNYAYDMKTGQPQSGLQVVPVDVNENGRVDSGEKLRTKKEAIKAILSGIYPSPPARDLYLVTKDSLRGASKVFVQWILSDGQKYVEEVGYLKLSARQIKEALNKTGK from the coding sequence ATGGCGGCATCAGCGGATAAAAAAGTATCCATTGAAGGAACCATCAGGGTTTCCGGTGCATGGGCGTTGTATCCCATGATGATCAAATGGGCGGAAGAATTCAAGAAAATTTATCCGCAGGTTAGAATAGATGTGTCCGCCGGCGGAGCCGGAAAGGGCGTGACGGATGCTCTGACAGGTTTGGTGGATATCGGTATGGTTTCCAGAGAACTGAGACCGGAGGAAATAAGACAAAAGGCTTTTTATGTGTCAGTAGTTAAAGATGCCGTTTTCCCGACAATCAATTCAGGCAATCCGGTAATGAAAGAACTTTCACAGAAGGGATTGAAGAAGAAGTTTATGCAGGACATGTGGGTGACCGGCAGGGAAATGACCTGGGGTGAATTAACCGGCGTAAACAATAATCAGAAAATAAGAGTTTACACTCGTTCCGATTCCTGCGGCGCGGCAGAAACATGGGCCAAATATCTGGGTGCAAAACAGGAAGATCTTAAAGGAGTAGCTGTTTATGGCGATCCTGGTGTTGCCCAAGCCGTGAGAAAAGATAAAACGTCCCTTGGTTATAACAATCTGAATTACGCCTACGATATGAAAACGGGACAGCCGCAATCTGGCCTTCAGGTGGTACCAGTAGATGTCAACGAGAACGGCCGTGTGGATTCCGGCGAAAAACTACGCACAAAAAAGGAGGCTATCAAGGCAATATTGTCCGGTATTTATCCGTCCCCACCAGCAAGAGACCTTTATCTTGTGACCAAGGATTCCTTGCGAGGTGCGTCAAAAGTATTTGTGCAATGGATACTTTCCGACGGACAGAAATATGTTGAGGAAGTCGGTTATTTAAAATTAAGTGCCAGACAGATTAAAGAAGCTTTGAATAAAACAGGCAAGTAA
- a CDS encoding SAM-dependent methyltransferase, translated as MNKISNNPVYDISLSYQKTAAMKAAIELDIFTNIGNRCLSAEQISDITGASQRGVRILCDFLCAIGLLGKNTNLYNLSAEAKRFLDRTSPNYLGDVIDFLAAPEIVSMIIDDPSSYVIRGGASGLTKISQESLVWVKFAQAMIPFASVAAKRTIAYIAKKAMQPRRVLDVAAGHGLFGIEVANVIKDALVTAIDWENVLAVARRNADLAGVADRYITMSGDAFDIDWGNNYDLVLLPNILHHFNQDGCVHLLCKAKDSLSVDGSVFVIDIMPNPDRISPPEQAAFAFRMLATTPQGDAHTCAEYETMAKAAGLTLAGTMQLLPTHQSLMEFKPLKVE; from the coding sequence ATGAATAAAATATCAAACAATCCGGTGTATGATATAAGTCTTTCATACCAAAAGACAGCAGCAATGAAGGCCGCTATTGAATTAGATATTTTTACCAATATCGGTAATCGCTGTTTAAGTGCTGAGCAAATCTCCGATATTACCGGTGCTTCACAGCGCGGCGTGCGTATTCTTTGTGATTTCCTTTGTGCTATTGGTTTGTTGGGAAAAAATACAAATCTCTATAATCTTTCAGCAGAAGCAAAAAGGTTTCTCGATCGGACGTCGCCTAATTATCTTGGTGATGTAATTGATTTTCTGGCTGCGCCGGAAATAGTCTCTATGATCATCGACGATCCATCGTCTTATGTGATAAGAGGAGGAGCTTCCGGATTGACAAAGATTTCACAGGAGAGCCTCGTTTGGGTAAAATTCGCGCAGGCAATGATTCCTTTCGCTTCTGTAGCGGCTAAAAGAACCATCGCCTACATTGCAAAAAAAGCAATGCAACCACGCAGAGTGTTAGATGTAGCGGCAGGTCACGGCCTTTTTGGCATAGAAGTGGCAAATGTTATAAAAGATGCTTTGGTCACGGCCATTGACTGGGAAAATGTTTTGGCGGTTGCCAGAAGAAATGCCGATTTAGCCGGAGTGGCTGATCGATATATAACAATGAGTGGTGATGCTTTCGACATTGACTGGGGCAATAACTACGATCTTGTTTTACTGCCTAATATACTTCATCATTTTAATCAAGATGGATGCGTTCATCTGCTTTGCAAGGCTAAAGATTCTCTTTCTGTCGACGGTTCTGTCTTTGTGATAGATATTATGCCCAATCCGGACCGCATATCACCACCGGAGCAGGCGGCGTTTGCTTTTAGAATGTTGGCAACAACTCCGCAAGGCGATGCTCATACTTGTGCCGAATATGAGACGATGGCCAAAGCCGCGGGGTTGACTTTGGCGGGCACAATGCAACTTTTGCCCACACATCAATCGCTGATGGAGTTCAAACCTTTAAAGGTGGAGTGA
- a CDS encoding alcohol dehydrogenase, which translates to MESRVVVVYADIDPVKGIARPGPHQIYKNPRIVVEKRKLPLLRPDEIRVKMLYAGICGTDIHLVTAHPDTGYIRCSAPAQITAAGRIIGHEGIGKVLEVGSQVRHIQPGACVTFESIIVCHYCDECRRGDFNQCRHALLLGLEKDGLFGDIVDVPSMITHDVSDIAQNEKGMRAAACIEPAGVAYVACQNTHVGAGDVVAIFGAGPIGLFAAMLSKFVFGASQVHMVEPVLFRRKLAEKWSNEIYDIDEFFEHGPSSIDVVIEASGNMANISRVFRRLNANGRVAILGRSGEPLSLDAVDHMITNAVSIIGSRGHLGGAFAKILTLCRNGRISLDDAVTCIINGPDEISDLLNLPEKILEENCKVLVNFNCDK; encoded by the coding sequence ATGGAATCCAGAGTCGTTGTCGTTTATGCGGACATTGATCCTGTAAAAGGTATTGCCCGACCAGGACCTCACCAAATATACAAGAACCCCAGAATAGTGGTGGAAAAACGAAAATTACCGTTACTGCGTCCGGACGAAATTCGGGTAAAAATGCTGTACGCGGGCATATGCGGTACGGACATACATCTCGTAACCGCGCATCCTGATACAGGCTATATAAGATGTTCAGCGCCGGCTCAGATCACAGCTGCGGGCCGGATAATCGGCCACGAGGGAATCGGCAAAGTTCTGGAAGTCGGATCGCAAGTCCGCCACATTCAACCCGGCGCTTGTGTTACATTTGAATCAATTATAGTCTGCCACTATTGCGATGAATGCCGAAGGGGTGACTTTAATCAATGCCGCCATGCGCTACTTTTGGGATTGGAAAAAGACGGGCTCTTCGGTGATATTGTCGACGTTCCTTCCATGATTACCCACGATGTCAGCGATATAGCACAAAATGAAAAAGGAATGCGGGCTGCCGCCTGTATAGAACCTGCCGGGGTCGCCTATGTAGCTTGCCAGAACACACATGTGGGAGCCGGAGACGTTGTTGCCATCTTTGGTGCCGGTCCTATTGGATTATTTGCTGCCATGTTGAGCAAGTTTGTTTTCGGTGCCTCTCAGGTGCATATGGTTGAACCTGTTTTGTTCAGGCGAAAACTGGCCGAAAAATGGAGCAATGAGATCTACGACATTGATGAATTCTTCGAGCATGGCCCGTCCTCTATTGATGTTGTAATAGAAGCGTCCGGAAACATGGCCAATATCAGCAGGGTATTCCGCAGATTAAATGCTAACGGACGCGTAGCTATTCTCGGCAGGAGCGGTGAGCCTTTGTCATTGGATGCAGTGGACCACATGATTACCAATGCGGTTTCTATAATAGGGTCGAGAGGGCATCTTGGCGGTGCATTTGCAAAGATTTTGACTTTGTGTCGCAATGGGCGCATATCTCTTGACGATGCGGTAACCTGTATCATCAATGGTCCGGATGAAATCAGTGACCTTTTAAATTTACCGGAAAAGATTCTTGAAGAAAACTGTAAGGTTTTAGTGAACTTTAATTGCGACAAGTAA
- a CDS encoding nitroreductase: MDLIEAIQQRRSIRAFKNKPVPKDTIMEILNIACRAPSAMNTQPWEFAVVSGKKLDKLRAAIVEKLKNGAPIVPDHLVVSWPNEGVYKQRQIALAKQLFKAMDIQREDTEKRAWWLERGFRFFDAPAAIIIICDKVLGEAGPLLDLGAVMQNICLAAMHFGLGTCIEDQGVLYPEVFREHTDIPQTKRLMIAIAIGYPDLNFPANHIRSEREPAENLTTWVE, encoded by the coding sequence ATGGATTTGATAGAAGCCATTCAGCAGCGCAGAAGCATCCGGGCATTTAAAAACAAGCCGGTACCCAAAGACACAATTATGGAAATTCTAAACATTGCCTGCAGAGCTCCATCGGCCATGAATACCCAACCATGGGAATTTGCGGTGGTGAGCGGCAAAAAGCTCGACAAACTCAGAGCCGCTATCGTGGAAAAACTAAAAAACGGGGCGCCCATTGTACCGGATCATCTGGTGGTAAGCTGGCCTAATGAAGGTGTTTACAAACAGCGCCAGATAGCTCTCGCCAAACAGTTGTTCAAAGCTATGGACATCCAGCGTGAAGATACGGAAAAACGCGCCTGGTGGCTGGAGCGGGGTTTTCGTTTTTTCGATGCTCCGGCAGCCATCATCATCATATGCGACAAAGTTTTAGGAGAAGCAGGACCACTGCTTGATCTAGGCGCGGTAATGCAGAACATCTGCCTTGCGGCGATGCACTTTGGCCTTGGTACCTGCATCGAGGATCAGGGCGTCTTATATCCGGAAGTGTTTCGCGAACATACCGACATACCGCAAACCAAGCGTTTAATGATTGCAATTGCCATTGGCTATCCTGATCTGAATTTCCCGGCTAATCACATTCGCTCGGAAAGAGAACCGGCGGAAAATCTGACTACTTGGGTGGAGTGA
- a CDS encoding MarR family transcriptional regulator gives MNTFRDYYCFRLGALARKTQRFYNNTLSKYGVTIGQVFILLDLLENEFSNVKDIAERIQVESPAITGFTDRLVKEGLVERKEDSSNRRSICIQLSPKGRKLAEEILPLIRQLNEDIKKTLNKDMVAFERSLEKLGQKMTEA, from the coding sequence ATGAATACATTCAGAGATTATTATTGTTTCCGATTGGGAGCGCTTGCGCGAAAAACGCAGCGTTTCTATAACAACACTCTGTCAAAATATGGCGTAACCATTGGTCAGGTATTTATCCTTTTAGATTTGCTCGAGAACGAATTCAGTAATGTTAAAGACATTGCAGAACGAATACAGGTAGAAAGTCCAGCCATCACTGGTTTTACCGATCGTCTCGTCAAGGAAGGATTGGTAGAGCGAAAAGAAGACTCTTCAAACCGGCGTAGTATCTGTATTCAGTTATCCCCTAAGGGTCGGAAATTGGCTGAAGAAATACTGCCCCTCATACGGCAACTAAATGAAGACATTAAAAAAACGCTTAATAAAGATATGGTTGCGTTTGAACGTTCGCTGGAAAAGCTAGGACAAAAAATGACGGAGGCCTGA
- a CDS encoding alpha/beta hydrolase — protein MSQTIMMIHGMWCNDWYWQNYKKFFEDRGYRCITPILRYHDIDPKSVPPPELGITSILDYADDLEREIKRLDSMPILMGHSMGGLLAQILGSRGLAQSLILLTPVSPRGILVLEYSVWRSFWSSLTTWRGWRKPFRLKFNEAVYSMLQVFPERGQREIYEHFVYESGRAAAEIGFWLFDWRKATYVDESKVTCPVLVVAGSEDGITPASVVKKVANKYKTVSTYKEFPNHSHWAIGEPGWQEIAQYVEDWLKPQRKA, from the coding sequence ATGTCTCAAACAATTATGATGATTCACGGAATGTGGTGTAATGACTGGTACTGGCAAAACTATAAAAAGTTTTTTGAAGACAGAGGATATCGTTGTATTACCCCAATCTTGCGGTATCATGATATTGATCCCAAATCTGTTCCTCCCCCGGAGCTTGGAATAACAAGCATCCTTGATTACGCTGACGATCTTGAAAGAGAAATTAAGCGACTTGATTCTATGCCCATTCTGATGGGTCATTCCATGGGCGGTCTGCTTGCCCAGATTCTCGGAAGCAGAGGTCTTGCCCAATCTCTCATCCTTCTGACACCTGTATCGCCAAGAGGAATCCTTGTGTTAGAATATTCAGTTTGGAGGAGCTTTTGGAGTTCTCTAACCACTTGGAGAGGATGGAGAAAACCATTCAGGCTGAAATTTAATGAAGCAGTATATTCCATGTTACAAGTATTTCCTGAGAGGGGGCAACGGGAGATATACGAGCATTTCGTGTATGAGTCCGGACGTGCTGCGGCCGAGATAGGATTTTGGTTATTTGATTGGCGCAAAGCTACATATGTGGATGAATCCAAAGTGACATGCCCTGTGTTGGTTGTCGCAGGATCAGAAGACGGGATTACTCCGGCTTCCGTGGTGAAAAAGGTGGCAAATAAATATAAAACCGTTTCCACATACAAAGAATTCCCCAACCATAGCCACTGGGCTATCGGTGAGCCAGGGTGGCAGGAAATTGCTCAATATGTTGAAGACTGGCTGAAACCGCAACGAAAAGCATAA